The Amycolatopsis methanolica 239 nucleotide sequence GAGACGCGGGAATCCGCTTGTTCCCGCAGCTCACGATGTGGAATCTCACAGCAGCTCCAGCGTGGCCGCGATGGTGGCGGGGTCGGTGAGCGGCGCGAGGTGGTGGGTGTCCAGGCGCTGCATGGGCCAGCCGCGCGCGGCGGCTTCGCGGGCCTCCTCGTCGTAGGCGGCGCTGAGCTGGAGGTATGCGCTGGGCGGTTCGGCTTCCGCGGGCGCGGATTCGCTGAAGTAGGCGAGCGGGACGCGGGGCAGCCCGGCCAGGAACTCGTCGCGGATCCGCTGGCCGGGCAGCAGGTCCTCGACCGTGCCGGGCGGGAACCACTCGTGCCACGGCGGGAGCCTGCCGTCGGTGGCCAGGTCGCGCAGGCGCTGGGCCAGCTCGGGCGGCGCGGTGTCGAACCAGCTCCGGCCCGGGTGCGGCAGGAGGGCGTCGACGAAAACGGCCCGCGCTGCGCCGGTGCGGGCGGCGATCCCGGCGACGAGCGCGCCGGCGCCGCTGTGCACCACGAGGGTGCCGGGTTCGGTGACCGCGTCGAAGAGCCGCGGGTAGTAGGGGCCCGGCCCGTCGAGCGCGGCGACCAGGGACGGGGTGGCCACGCGGTGGCCGCGCGAACGGAGTTCGGCGGCGACCCGCTGCCAGGTCTGCGGACCCACGAGCGGGCTGTGCACCAGGCCGAATTCGCCCATCGCATCTCCAATCGGACAATTCATTTCGGAGCACATCCGGACTTCGTTGATCACTACCATGGGGCGCATGGACGAGGCGTTGCGCGCTGTGGAGAACAGTCTGGACCGCCCGTCCGCGGCGCGGGTCTACGACTACTTCATCGGCGGCACGACGAACTACGCGATCGACCGGGAGTTCGCGCAGAAGATCCGGCGCAGGCTGCCGTTGATCGGCGAGTACATGAAGACCAGCAGGCAGTTCCTCGGCCGCGCGGTGCGCGAGTGCGCGCGGCTGGGGGTGCGGCAGTTCGTGGACATCGGGTCGGGGCTGCCGACGGCGGGCAACGTGCACGACGTCGCCGACGATGCACGGCCCCAGCGGGACACCCGGGTGGTGTACGCGGACAACGAGCCGGTCGCGCTCGCGCACTCGCAGCTGCTGCTGGCCGACACCGCGGACCCGGCGCGGCACGTGGCGATCGCCGCCGATTTCATGCACGCCGAGGACCTGTGGGAACGCGTGCTGGACACCGGCATGGTCGACGCGCGGCAGCCGGTCGCGCTCGTGATCAACGCGGTGCTGCACTTCATCAAGGACGCCGACGACCCGGACAGCCGCGTCGCCTACTTCCGGAACCGGCTCGCGCCGGGCTCGCTGCTGGTCCTGTCGCAGATGACGAACGAGAACCCGCGCAGCGACGAGGAACGACAGGCGCTGGCCGACCTGGTGCAGTACTACGAGGGCACCACGAACCCCGGGCAGCTGCGCACGAGCGCCGAGTTCGCCCGCTTCTTCGGCGACTGGGAGCTGCTCGAGCCGGGGCTGGTGTACGCGCCGGCGTGGCGCCCGGACCCGGCCACCCTGTTCAGGAACGCACTCTCGGAGTCGCGCGTCCTCGGCGGCGTGGCCCGCAAGCCCTGAGCGAACACGCTTCCGGCGGCCGTCGGGCGGTGCCAGGTTGGGGCATGCGGGTGGTGTTCGTGCACGGGGCCCTGGTCGGTGACGCCGCGTGGTGGTGGAGCCGGATGACGCCGCTGCTGCCGGAGAGCGTGGCGGTGGAGCTGCCCAGCCGCGGTGGCGGGGGTGACCTGTACGCGGACGTCGCGGCGGTGCGGGCGGCGCTGGACGACGGCCCCGCGGTGCTGTGCGGGCACTCCTACGGCGGAGTGGTGATGACCGAGGCCGCGGCGGATCACCGGGCGGCGCGGCACCTGGTCTACGTCGGCTCGTACCTGCCCGACGTGGGCGAGTCCCTGGCCGACGTGACCGGCGGCGTGGCGCCCGTGGAGCCCGCCGGGGAAGGGACTGGTGTCGCTGCGCCCCTCGCTCGCGCCGCGCTACGTGCACGACTGCGCCCCGGAGCTTGCGGCCGGCGCCACGACGCGACTGGTCCCGCAGACCGCGGCGGCGTTCACCCAGCCGGCGCGGGCCGCCGCGTGGCGCTCGCTGCCCTCGACGTACGTGGTGTGCGCCGACGACCCGGCGACGCGGCCGGACGTGCGGCGCGAGCAGGCGAAACGGGCGGGCACGGTGGTCGAGATGGCGTGCGGCCACCACCCGTTCCTTACGCGGCCGGCGGAACTGGCGGCCGTGCTGCGACAGGTCGGCTAGAGGGCCGAGCGCTGCCCGGAAGGCCTCGCTGAACCCGCACTCCGCAGCCGGACGGTTCCTCCCTGGCCTGGCCCGGGAGAAATCCGTCCGCGCCGCGCGTTGGACGGGTATGGCTGTCGTGTTGCTGCTTTACATCGTCGCCGAGGTGGCTGCCGTTTGGGCGGTGAGCTCGCTCATCGGCTTCCTCGGCACGCTCGGGCTGCTCGTCGTCGGGGCGTTCCTCGGCTCCTGGCTCGCCCGGCGGGAAGGGGCGCGCGCCGCTCAGGCGTTCCTGGCCACCGCTCGTGCCGGCCGCTCGCCGCACGCGGAGATCACCGACGGCATGCTCGTCGCGTTCGGCGGGTTGCTCATCATGATCCCGGGCTTCCTCTCCGACCTCGCCGGGCTGGCACTGCTGCTGCCGCCCACCCGCGGCATCGTCCGCCGGGCCTGGCTCAAGCGCGCCGAACGCCGCATGCCGAACCGGCTCATAGTCGTCGACAGCGAGGTGGTCGACAAGGAGACCACCAACCGCCCGATCATCGAGGGTTGATCAGGCCCGCCCGCCGGCCCACCACGACCCTCAACGGAGGCGCTTCGCGCCGCTCTACCCGACTCGGGGAATGTCGAAGTAGCCCGACAGCCGCACCGCTGGCGCGTACTCGCCTTTCACCTTGACCTTCCCGGTCACGAACATCGCCGCCACCGCGGCGTTGCCCGTCGCCACGCGGAAGAAGTCGTCCGGCGCGATCGTGATCGTCGTGTCCGGCTCGCGACCCAGGTCCTTCCCCGAGTGGCACCGGCCGTCCTCGATGACCGTCTGGAACCGGTCGTACCCGCCGATCCCCGAACCGCCCGGGAACCGCCAGCACACCACGACGCTCGAATACCGCGCCTTCTCCGCCAGGAAGTGGTCCGACATCCGGCGGAAGATCTCCTCCAGGAACACCATCCGCAGCTCGGGGTGCTCGCTGATCGCCCGTAGCTGCTCCTTCGACGCGCGCCGCACGACGTCGGCGAGCGTTTCCGTGGACAGCCCGCTCAGGTGCACGCCGGTCCCGGCCGACCCCAGCATGTGCAGAGTTTCGAGCAGCTGGATGAACTGCTCCGCGGACAGCCTGCTCAGATCGATCTGGCGGGCGAACGCGTCGACCACTGTGCCGGACACAGGCGGAGATTCTACCGGCGAAGGGGTGAGGAGGTAGCGTTTCGGCGTGAAGGAGGTCGGCGTGACGGAAGACGTGAAGACCCCGCGCTCGCGGCGGTTGCCCAGAGCCGTGCGAGAACGGCAGATCCTGGACGCCGCCGTGGAGGTGTTCTCCCGGCACGGCTACCACTCCGCGTCGATGGACGAGATCTCCGAGGTCGCCGGCGTCTCCAAGCCGATGATCTACTCCTACCTGGGCGCCAAGGAGGACCTGTTCGCCAAGTGCATCCGCCGGGAGGCAGGCCGCCTGCTGGAGGCGGTCCGCGACGGACTGCGCTCGGAACTGCCGCCGGACATGCAGCTGTGGCACGGGCTGCGGTCGTTCTACCGCTTCGTCGCCGAGTACCGGGACTCCTGGACGGTGCTGCACCGCCAGGCGCTGACCGTCGGCGGCCGGTTCGCCGACGAGATCACCATGCTGCGCTCGCGCGCCATCGAGGTGGTCACCGCGCTCGTGGTCACCGCGGGCATGAAGAAGGGCCTGGGGGACCGGGCCGAGTTCTCCGGCCCGGCCCTCGCCGTGGCGCTCGTCGGAGCCGCCGAATCGCTGGCCGACTGGTGGCTCGATCACTCCGAGGTGTCGGACGGCGTGCTCGCGTCGTGGCTGATGAACCTGGTGTGGCTGGGTTTCAACGACCTCATCGAGGGTTCGGTGTGGCGTCCGGAGGAGTGATCGTCCCCTCCAGGTGCGGCTTCGGCTTCTTCGCCGCCCACAGCTCGAATGCCCACCCGCCACCCGACCTCCGCCCCTCATCGAGGCGCTTCGTGCCGCTGTAACACCCGTCGCCCGTCTGCCACGACGTGAACGCGACTTTCGCCGGCAGCAGCACGGGCAGCTTGAACCTCACGTCGACCGTGTAGGCGTCCGGCAGCCTGCCCTCGAACGCGGCGAGGACACGCGCCTTCGTCCACATGCCGTGCGCGATCGCCGACGGGAACCCGAACAGCTTCGCGGTCAGCGGGTGCAGGTGGATCGGGTTGCGGTCACCGGAGACCTGCGCGTAGCGGCGCCCGATGTCGGCGGGCACGCGCCAGATGGCTTTTGGCGCGGGCGGCGCGAGCTGCTCGCGCTTCCCGCCGCCCTCGCCGCCGCCGCGCCGCAGGTACGTGCTCACCTCTGTCCAAATCGGACCGTCGGCGGTGGTGTACTCGCTGATCACGTCGAACTGGCGGCCCTTTTCGTGCGGCCGCAGGTTCTCCGCGCGCACCCGCACCGTGCCGGTGTCGGTCAGCCGCACCGGGCGGCGCTGCGTGATGCGGTTGGCGACGTGCACCATGCCCAGCAGCGGGAACGGGAAGTCCGGCTGGGTCATCAGCGCCATCTGCAGCGGGAACGCGAGCATGTGCGGGTAGGTCACCGGCAGCTCGTCGCTCAACCGGAACCCGCAGACCTGGTTGTAGGCCGCTACGTGCGCCGGGTCGAACTCGACGCCCGTGCGCACGTACTCGGTGTCCGGCAGGCCGCCGCCACCGCTGTGCGGCAGCAACGCCTTGGCGTACAACGGCGCCAGCTTCGGCGCCTCGCGGAGTTCCTTGACCGTCATCACGCCCCCAGCAGAGCCTGGCCGCACACGCGGACCACGTTGCCGTTCACCGCGGCCGACGCCGGGTTGGCGTACCAGGCGATCGTCTCGGCGACGTCGACCGGCAGCCCGCCCTGGCCGAGGCTGGACAGCCGCCGCCCGGCCTCGCGGATGAACAGCGGGACCGCCGCGGTCATCTTCGTCTCGATGAACCCGGGCGCGACGGCGTTGATCGTGGCGCCGAACTCGGCGAGCTTCGGCGCGCCGTCCTGCACCATGCCGATCACGCCGGCCTTGCTGGTGCCGTAGTTGGTCTGGCCCACGTTGCCCGCGATGCCCGCGATCGACGAAACGCCGATGATGCGGCCGTTCTCGCGGAGCACCTTCTCGCTCAGCAGCTTGTCGTTGACCGCCAGCTGCGCGGCCAGGTTCACGGTGATCACCGCG carries:
- a CDS encoding SAM-dependent methyltransferase, coding for MGRMDEALRAVENSLDRPSAARVYDYFIGGTTNYAIDREFAQKIRRRLPLIGEYMKTSRQFLGRAVRECARLGVRQFVDIGSGLPTAGNVHDVADDARPQRDTRVVYADNEPVALAHSQLLLADTADPARHVAIAADFMHAEDLWERVLDTGMVDARQPVALVINAVLHFIKDADDPDSRVAYFRNRLAPGSLLVLSQMTNENPRSDEERQALADLVQYYEGTTNPGQLRTSAEFARFFGDWELLEPGLVYAPAWRPDPATLFRNALSESRVLGGVARKP
- a CDS encoding alpha/beta fold hydrolase, whose translation is MSLRPSLAPRYVHDCAPELAAGATTRLVPQTAAAFTQPARAAAWRSLPSTYVVCADDPATRPDVRREQAKRAGTVVEMACGHHPFLTRPAELAAVLRQVG
- a CDS encoding FxsA family protein, whose translation is MAVVLLLYIVAEVAAVWAVSSLIGFLGTLGLLVVGAFLGSWLARREGARAAQAFLATARAGRSPHAEITDGMLVAFGGLLIMIPGFLSDLAGLALLLPPTRGIVRRAWLKRAERRMPNRLIVVDSEVVDKETTNRPIIEG
- a CDS encoding SCP2 sterol-binding domain-containing protein, yielding MSGTVVDAFARQIDLSRLSAEQFIQLLETLHMLGSAGTGVHLSGLSTETLADVVRRASKEQLRAISEHPELRMVFLEEIFRRMSDHFLAEKARYSSVVVCWRFPGGSGIGGYDRFQTVIEDGRCHSGKDLGREPDTTITIAPDDFFRVATGNAAVAAMFVTGKVKVKGEYAPAVRLSGYFDIPRVG
- a CDS encoding TetR/AcrR family transcriptional regulator, whose amino-acid sequence is MKEVGVTEDVKTPRSRRLPRAVRERQILDAAVEVFSRHGYHSASMDEISEVAGVSKPMIYSYLGAKEDLFAKCIRREAGRLLEAVRDGLRSELPPDMQLWHGLRSFYRFVAEYRDSWTVLHRQALTVGGRFADEITMLRSRAIEVVTALVVTAGMKKGLGDRAEFSGPALAVALVGAAESLADWWLDHSEVSDGVLASWLMNLVWLGFNDLIEGSVWRPEE
- a CDS encoding MaoC family dehydratase, whose product is MTVKELREAPKLAPLYAKALLPHSGGGGLPDTEYVRTGVEFDPAHVAAYNQVCGFRLSDELPVTYPHMLAFPLQMALMTQPDFPFPLLGMVHVANRITQRRPVRLTDTGTVRVRAENLRPHEKGRQFDVISEYTTADGPIWTEVSTYLRRGGGEGGGKREQLAPPAPKAIWRVPADIGRRYAQVSGDRNPIHLHPLTAKLFGFPSAIAHGMWTKARVLAAFEGRLPDAYTVDVRFKLPVLLPAKVAFTSWQTGDGCYSGTKRLDEGRRSGGGWAFELWAAKKPKPHLEGTITPPDATPNPR